A segment of the Daphnia pulex isolate KAP4 chromosome 10, ASM2113471v1 genome:
CTGCGGAGTAGAAAGATTCGAGCTGTAGCTTTTCTCCCAGTTTTCATTCGATATCGACCAAAAGAGCCCTCGTTTGTTGTTTGAATCTTAACTGTGCCAGGGCCTTTATTAAGGCGTCGCACGATGTCGTCAAACGACTTTCATTTCCCACTGCgttaaagtttcattttctgtcGGGAGTACCAAAGTCGTGacccgaaaaaaaactaaaaaagctTTTCGTCTTGGAAGTTTTTGATTAATGATAGTTGCAACAATTCTGAATATCTTAACAAGATCCACAAGGACAGGGTCATATTCAAAATGAGGTAGAGCCCGTGCGTAGTATTCCCATCAAAATGCTCGAGCCGGATGGAATTTCTTCATTGGCAATTGAGAGACCCACATCAAATGCTGTGAACGTGCTGGCCCTGTCTAATAAAGATCGGGAATGAAGGCGacatttttattaacttttttttttctcaaaagaatatataagCTATTGGGcaaagtttttctcttttataaatataataaagccagagggggaaaaaatgaagtgtAAACATTGAGGGTTGTCGGCGAGCAGATTGGAAAAGTTGACGGGcttcttttgaaaaggaaGCTGTATAGTTTCATCGACCAAGTCTTGACAAGCATCCAAATGAATTGCAATCGgctctccttctcctcctgctgctgctctcctgTGTAAAAGGCGAATGCAATAAAAGCCGAGAAACGACTACTAGTTACGGGGGCcaaatggagaaagaaaatatataaaagaacaTTGTTGCTTTAATCGAGAACGGCGGGGGGAGGTTAGAGGGCTGGCTCCTAGTTGATTAGGTAGACCCCCCCCCTTGTCGCTCTCTGTAAAAAGGAGCCCTGGAAGGATATCCACAAAATAGAGTCGACGTGGTAACTTGAGAGGCTGCCGACATAAAATCTATCGGGACCGAAGAAATCGATTGCGTATTCAATATTTAAGCGAGGGATCTAACATACACCGCAGACTGCGAAAAGATGTTTTACATGTATTGGCAATTGTTCGCCATTGTACAGATAGTGAAGGGGAAATTACATTTCAGTTTATTGTGCAGCAGCGATTTGATGCACAGACCGTCTGGTTGTTGTCGCTGTTACTTTTTTCTAGCACTAAAGAgacatgataaaaaaaaaaggaactggtTATCTCTTTAGCTCTCTTTATTGTGCAGActtgctactactactactgctcaATGGGAGATAAAGCTGCTTTTATACGGTCATGTTAGTCGATCGATAACACGGGAGATGGGGAAACTAGTAGACTATATGTATAAGTGACTTCGTCAACCTATAAGAAAGTCTTGCCGATATTGATGAATGATTTGTGTCTTAATTGCTCTTGCGCTTGTATTTGAGATTTGCGACCGAATAATATAACtgattaattattattattacaggaTGAGAGTGACTTTTGGTCTGGGCCAGCGGTTATTGCATCACATTGAGCCGTTCCAGTTCGTCGATTCGCCCGAGTGGTACATGATGCAGAACGTCTCCCCACAAGATGTCAAAGCCTCCAAGattcaagtaaaatttacgtcttctatacttttatttattggttcttttttcttcttctggtgttTGAGAGAAACTAGCCAGGGGGTCAGTGGGTACACAAGTCGCGCCATACTGTTTCCATCATGATGTGGCACTTGTGGTATATTAGGTATCGACCCGACGCTTGTAAAAGCACAAATAACCCAACGgcgcagaagaaaaagaagaactataGTCGTCGTGTCGTTATTTGTCGCAAAAAAAGAACCGCCGCcagataatttttaaagacTCGTGACATTTTATACAGGTTTCCATCACAGCTGACGAGCCCTGCACGCTACTCCAATTGGATGCGGAAAACCTGAACCACTTGACTGTCAACAACCCGCCGCTGAGATTCCTACTCGATTGCTTGATTGGTAAGTTAAGGGTCTCTCGCTCTCTCAAGACGTCAAAATTCAATACTACTCTCCAAGGCGCAGCTAACTTGTAATCGCGTCAGGAGCCATTAGAGTTTGGGACGAAAAACAGGTCGTTGTTGCCATTAAAGTTCcaacatcatcttcttcttgtttcttatatCCTGCGACGGCCTCGGGTTCCTTTTGTGGATACAACGCGGAGAGAGGGGGGTCCGGTGACACTATCGTGCGTCATTTTCCATCTTATTGATTGACGTTTATTGATTCGAGCAGTGGTAGTTCTCCGAGGAGACGCACACATCAACGTGGGTGGAGTCTCTGGCAGTATGTGTCTATCCATCTGAGCAAGGACtatgttcttttattttgaaaaaataaaaacgccGGTGTCTCTTGTATCATAGAATCATCCGGACAAGCCGAGAGCAAATCTGACCAAGCGAATCAAATAGAGtgtcgcagcagcagctagcgcGTATCGCTGTCGATCAATATGGATATaaatctacacacacacatagttgACGCCAAAGCTCCTGAGCAGAACAATCAGTTTTCGTCGTGCAATAGTAGTATATCTTTTCATGTTGAACCcgccgagaaaaagaaactggttgCGATGCCTTTGTTCCTGTTTCGGCGAATTTCGTCTTTTCTCTAGCTCCGTTGCGCCTGGGTTTGCTCTTTCCGAGAATCGATGTGCCATTAGTTGATTGCAGCCACCGCTTCATCTAATGTTTGCACATCTTTGAGAGCGAGGAGGAGTCGTGTGCACGTAGCGACGGGGCCAATCGAATCTAAACttgaccttttttatttattatttcttttttgcttcaTCCGTTATCAAAATAGGGAAAGACGTTTCTCAAAAGTTGTACGCCGTGACGGAACAAGCTGCTCTAATGGTGACATCCAGAGATCCGTCAAGCAAACAGGATCGTTTGCCTTCGCTACAGGTGGGTGGTGGCAGCTCGGTGGGTGTCAACAGTACGACGACCTACTCATCGCTGGGCCCTTGGCAGGGCGAACTGCTCAGAAGTCAAAGCGCCGACGCCGTGCACACTTGCAAACAGGGTCAAGTGCGTTCCATCAACTGGAGGCGGGATCAGACGCGTAGAGTCagttttatcttttatttgaataaaattaaactttagatggaatttaaatgttttggttTGTTGGTTAGATATGGGCCAGGAGATATCAGAAACTCGTTCCGACCCGACACCATCGACCGCTGAAGAAACCGGCACCTTGTAGGCAGGAAATGAGTAGACGAGGTGATCATTTAGGAAAGGAAGATCCTGGTGATTGCGGTGGGGGGAAAGTAAGTAGTTCTCCTAAGTACCCCACGCTAGAGGTGGGTAATCGTCACGAGCAAATTATACGGATCGAACCTCATCATCAGGAACGACTGCACTGGAACAGAGTCCAATTCGACGAGACGTTTGtgtgatttaattttattgtaaaattgtgatttaattttattgtaaaatgaTCCTCTCCCTGATTGTTTGCTtagaaaaattgtattttttgaaatggaatTGCTGGGTTTTTTATTGTGCACAAGAAGGGAAATTTTGTCCAATAATTTGGCGGGTTTGTGTCTATAGCTCCGTTGCTTTGCTCGTTGAATAACACTAACGTCAATATGTTGTCTGTgattggtatttttttaatagaacaCATTGTGCTGTCGGTGATATATGTGATGTGGATATAAACAACCATTGTCATTTCCTAAGTATTTATGGCAATTTCTCTTATATACTAttccgaaaagaaaaaataatccaaaagTTCaggtttaaacaaaaaaagcttgAAACCACCAGCTACGCCACTCATGCGTACAAAGGTCCGAGATGTTCCATCAAATATGCCAAGATCCAAGTCTATTAGGAGCCCTGCAAAGGTTAAATGAAAGTGGCGGGAGGATCTGGTGCGATCCGGTGGGACGAACAATCgcgaaatcaattaaaaataattgatgttGTTATTATAACTAGGTGGCATCTATTGCTTGAGAGAGGGCAAATAAATTCTGTTATCAAAaatcctgtttttctttaaattgttTGCAGatagaaacttgaaaattagtttgtgtattctcttttttcattaaGTATATTCGCATGCACCGTCAAATTTTCACAGAGAAATCCCCTTGATAAATTTGAAgcgaaaaaatttccttcCTTTCCCCCTGAAATAAGcatagaataaaaaattctcACCTTTCAGGCAATTATCTTTGGatgttcatttgtttttattgataatTTTGCGCATTGAAAGAGCCGAACGGGATCTCTTTCTCAAATATCAGCtcacttttttcccttccacaCTAGTGGCTCGATGCACAAAACGAGAACGAAACATGAAACGTTTTACGTCGTGTAGTGTAACCCAAAAGATTGATTAACAATAAGAATATTTGATATTAACTGCAAGACTAGCAAGAGTGCAAGGAAAGTAAATTAGATTTGTGTTAATTACATAtactttgaaatattattattcccaAGACCGAAAATAGGAATTTTGCTCTGCTTCGCTGCTTCAAGGAAGGGTATTATAAGATGATAAGTAATAAATAGACATTGGGTAAAAGAAAGGGGTATATTATTTCACGTGTGCTTTGCGTGAAAAAAGCtgaagattttgaaaacttgtcACCTGATGCCCTGATGGTAGTTTATGTAGAACCAGTTCTTTCCGCTAGGTGTGCTGTGGGCAACCAGTGCCGATTATTATTAGCCGGTGGCCCAACGAATTTTCGTCGTCGTGTGGTCATAGAGATTAGACTACGAAGTTGTAGTCTATGGTGTGGTCGTGTTGTTTAATGCTATTTAGTAAATAGAtaggtaataataaattaataactaATTTCAAATATCTCGGAAAGTTGTGCctcttatcttttctttcatcataAATTTGGAATTCTATGctgatttgttttgaaaattctaaaatttcttACATTCATTTACAgaattctagaaaaaaaacagaagaaacatGAATTCTTTATCGAAAATTGATAGAAAGGTCATTGCTGAAGCTGTTTTGCCATCACAAGAGCCTTTAATAGATTTTTCAGCTGGGTATGTGATACCTGAGAAAATTTCTCTAACTTCTATTAACCTGGACGAAATTGGAAATATCAATATACCTTTATCGCTCCTGGTatgatcattttttaaatgggatTTTGTGTccagtattttttaattggatattggatatctttttttttaattggatatTTTAGGATGCTGACAGATTAAAGGCGTTTTCAGAAAGACAGATAGGTGCCTCACAAACCCTGTTCCCTTCCTCAGGGAAACGCACTTTTGAAATATGTtctgataaaataattttatcgaCATTAGAGAACATAGACATAAATTCTCTAGTCATCAAGATGTTAGGATTACCTGTTTCTAAAACAATGGATTTCAAAGCGAAGTTTGATAAGCTGATGCTGTTTGAGGTAGATGGGCAGTACACTCATACCTTTGAATCAGGAAAAGAATTTGGTAAGACTGattttagttattttgtttttgattgattataCTCATTATACGTTGAATATGATAGGAACATTCGGTACGGCAATCCTTCAGTTACCTGTAAAAGGCGGCCATGACGGTGGAAACTTCCATGTGAAATATAATGGAAGGAAAGCCAGTTACGAAGATCAGGTTGATTCCCATAAGCTGTTCTCCCTGTCTGCATTTTACAACAGCTGCGAGTGTGTCATGAATCCTGTTACGCGAGGCTGGAAGTTGACGCTCGTGTTCAACCTGGTGTGGACCAATTCCAGAATTGTGATGCCAACCGATTTTCTAGTGTTTCTCAACTCTCAGAAGAAATTAGAAGCGGCTCTTATTTCTTGGATTCCCCAGCGAAATGAAGATGACTATTCCACCGATGTTCAACAATGCCCATTTCTCGAAGAAAACGTCAAAATCCCACTAATTACTTTGATCAACGAGAAAATCGTTCCATGCTCTACAGACCAGCCACCTGTAATTGCGTTGAATGACTCTTCTGACAACGATGTTTGCtatttgaataagaaaaaagaagacacgGATATTGAAGATTCTGAATATTCTGAAAATGAATCCGATTCCGAACCTACTGATTGTTGGTATGATGAAACGGATTGTTATTGCGATCACAAAAACTCAACCAGGATGATGaaatgtgaagaagaagatgttttGTTCTTCGTTCTTGAAGAAAAGTATTTCGAGAATAGTCTCATGTTTCATCACCTTCAAGGGAACGACCGAATCTTGGCTGATCTTCTCCGATGCTGCCCTTTTATCGACGTGCACCTAGCGCAAGCTACGTATATCAAACCGATTGCGAGAAAATCAACAGGTGGGATGGCACCAGAAGAAAAATCGGATACAAAAATATCGCGTTGGATTGATTCGAACAGTGCTGTCAAAGACCTAAAAATCGATGAGCTGAACTGGAGCGAGAAATGTGTTGGCCCCATTCGAAACTTGCTGGAACCATGTAGCATTGATACTGACCGGGAAAACAGACTAAATTCAGCTGAATGCCAGTGTAAGAAAACATGTCGATGTTGGAGAGAAGTCGATATAATTCGCGAAAGGATTTGCTTTCATTCAATACTAGTCATATGGCCCAAACATCAATCCATCGGAATGTGCTGCCGTTATGGACTTGGGATGTATTTGAACTACTTTGAAAGCTCGTTGACTTCCACGCTTGGATGGCAAGCACTCGCTCAACAACAGCTCGCACAAGATTTTCGTCAAGCAGTCGAATATTGCTGCACCTATCCCCAAAGAATCTGGACCCAGTTTGCATTCAAAAAAGGGGAGCTAACGCTGAGATTGCTCCGTCTCTGCATCACCTTGCGAGCACGTAAAGAAGGTCTCGAGATATTAAAGATTCTTGGGTCCGAATTCGAGACCGAAACGAAGGATATAACATTGAAGTCTTATGTGGGAATTCAGAATGAGCAAGTAGCCCAAGCAATTGTCCAATTTGTCTGCCAAAgcaatggtgagtttttttaaatgctttttgttaatttaaaaagatatcTCATGCAACTCTATTCGATTCCTTTAGGTTTGGGCGATTGCATTGATCTGATAAGAAGACTGATTACAACTCAACGCATTATCAAGCAATTCGTACCGATTATCAAAATGATCCAGTACTTCCTAGAAGCCAAATGCGTAGAAGGAGCTATGCTGATTGGAGATTATGTTGCATCATCGATGGCCAACACTGACAAGAATAGAGCTGCCGTTCTCAAACAGTCGGATGTAGACTTATGCATGAATGCAATTGTTTCTTTGGAGGCCTACCCGGAAGCCTCCAATCAAGAAAGACTAGCATCGTtggtctctctcttctccaaGCTTCCTTCAACCTTACAATGCCGTTTGGTACTGGAATTAGATGCTCAGGGTAACTCGCGCTTCATGGGCATTGAATCCTGCCagtttattttcatgaaaatttgtGAGACTTTCTCATCCTGCAAGTTACTCGTTCCCTCTGCTGCAGACGCTCTTGGACTactgaaatgttttattctaCTTGAAAATCCCAAATGGCTCGAGTCTTTGCTTTCCAACATGATCCCAGATGAATTTGAAAGGATTGTCTTGTTTACAAAACTACTTTCACATAAATCTTTATGGAAACTTGCCATATCATCGGAATTAGGAAAGAAATCACTGGTCTTCATTTTAAATCGGCACTCTGCATTGTTATTCAGTGAATTGTCATCCAGTAAAGATATTTCCCGTTCAACCTACCCCTTTCAATCGTACGAAGGCACGTTGCAATCTAGCTTGGCTGAGTACCTTCAGTTTGTGTTGCAAATGGAAAGTATCCCCGAACTAGCAGATCCTGATCGATTATCCTCCATTTCGTTGCTGCTGtctcaaatgaaatttaaccAACTGCATCACATCCTTGATGTCTTCCACAAATCCAGCAGCGAACACTGGAATACGTCCCCTTGCTATTCCGACATGATGCGTGATACCTGCAAGTCCATGGTGTCTgcaatgaaattgaaatccaACGTTATGCAAGGAAGATATGAAGTCTCGAAAATGGTCAGGTGCTTTCCTCATTTTCTCGAAAATTCATTGTTACAATCGCTGCTCATGGAAGTGTGTGTAATTGAGGCCAATGGATGGTGGCCCAACATTTCCAAATGCCAATTTTTCACTGTTATCATCTCTTCAACTGAAGTTTGGGGTAAACTGGATTCTGCCACTAAATTGGATATTTTGAACATGTGTGCTACGCTAATCGAGTTATGGATAACTGAAGAATGCAAGAGATTGGATGAAAACTCCTGGATTAAGAAAACCcaagaagaatttaaaaacGATCAATTCTTCAGTTGCattcaccttttctttttgattgaagAGCATCGGTTTGATCCCAAACTAAAGTATGTTGCTGGATCCTTTC
Coding sequences within it:
- the LOC124203587 gene encoding blood vessel epicardial substance-like, with protein sequence MPEVPNAADFRNSSLTTSTKLQSCSDLEKAQHGLYQAAHLFYAASLLIPHHTFVWSIFISRILMGLAYALVTVWACLELCAPDVFAWNVLLTAGTLVHIVYWSWRFRPGRIRQKPLLELYQKLFLPLDCSRELFVQLTNKSVIRSLQVGDDFFLATRQLCSIPASSNPSASMRLSVLLTGKMRVTFGLGQRLLHHIEPFQFVDSPEWYMMQNVSPQDVKASKIQVSITADEPCTLLQLDAENLNHLTVNNPPLRFLLDCLIGKDVSQKLYAVTEQAALMVTSRDPSSKQDRLPSLQVGGGSSVGVNSTTTYSSLGPWQGELLRSQSADAVHTCKQGQVRSINWRRDQTRRIWARRYQKLVPTRHHRPLKKPAPCRQEMSRRGDHLGKEDPGDCGGGKVSSSPKYPTLEVGNRHEQIIRIEPHHQERLHWNRVQFDETFV
- the LOC124203583 gene encoding uncharacterized protein LOC124203583; translated protein: MNSLSKIDRKVIAEAVLPSQEPLIDFSAGYVIPEKISLTSINLDEIGNINIPLSLLDADRLKAFSERQIGASQTLFPSSGKRTFEICSDKIILSTLENIDINSLVIKMLGLPVSKTMDFKAKFDKLMLFEVDGQYTHTFESGKEFGTFGTAILQLPVKGGHDGGNFHVKYNGRKASYEDQVDSHKLFSLSAFYNSCECVMNPVTRGWKLTLVFNLVWTNSRIVMPTDFLVFLNSQKKLEAALISWIPQRNEDDYSTDVQQCPFLEENVKIPLITLINEKIVPCSTDQPPVIALNDSSDNDVCYLNKKKEDTDIEDSEYSENESDSEPTDCWYDETDCYCDHKNSTRMMKCEEEDVLFFVLEEKYFENSLMFHHLQGNDRILADLLRCCPFIDVHLAQATYIKPIARKSTGGMAPEEKSDTKISRWIDSNSAVKDLKIDELNWSEKCVGPIRNLLEPCSIDTDRENRLNSAECQCKKTCRCWREVDIIRERICFHSILVIWPKHQSIGMCCRYGLGMYLNYFESSLTSTLGWQALAQQQLAQDFRQAVEYCCTYPQRIWTQFAFKKGELTLRLLRLCITLRARKEGLEILKILGSEFETETKDITLKSYVGIQNEQVAQAIVQFVCQSNGLGDCIDLIRRLITTQRIIKQFVPIIKMIQYFLEAKCVEGAMLIGDYVASSMANTDKNRAAVLKQSDVDLCMNAIVSLEAYPEASNQERLASLVSLFSKLPSTLQCRLVLELDAQGNSRFMGIESCQFIFMKICETFSSCKLLVPSAADALGLLKCFILLENPKWLESLLSNMIPDEFERIVLFTKLLSHKSLWKLAISSELGKKSLVFILNRHSALLFSELSSSKDISRSTYPFQSYEGTLQSSLAEYLQFVLQMESIPELADPDRLSSISLLLSQMKFNQLHHILDVFHKSSSEHWNTSPCYSDMMRDTCKSMVSAMKLKSNVMQGRYEVSKMVRCFPHFLENSLLQSLLMEVCVIEANGWWPNISKCQFFTVIISSTEVWGKLDSATKLDILNMCATLIELWITEECKRLDENSWIKKTQEEFKNDQFFSCIHLFFLIEEHRFDPKLKYVAGSFQPYLKKLPHFVLQSLMLNLHNSIVTKKPYVKEFPLCLELFTTVCRHFVDQNFLSAKNPSKEECDIIVNCLLFIDDAHSWERFADENCSQAIMTTTYYKPFQRTLFTTNFQEAIAKSQLASAAFIRVADHWEVGWKLVKNKFQNRCAEQWFQNRCAEQWFQKLTSEFDDVLKFRQSLSQNLAADKSTGKRQLELGSSSTSSDEVRILSSKRSKP